A single genomic interval of Arachis duranensis cultivar V14167 chromosome 7, aradu.V14167.gnm2.J7QH, whole genome shotgun sequence harbors:
- the LOC107457878 gene encoding THO complex subunit 4D codes for MASSLDMSLDDRIKSSRSNRERGRGRGRARAHTGRGTGRNPGVGGTITGAARRGLNTRPSSYAIAKSIRRTGPFPWQQDLFEDSIRAAGIQGVEVGTKLYISNLDHGVTNEDIRELFSEIGDLKRCVVHYDKTGHPSGSAEVVYTRRSDAFAALKRYNNVLLDGKPMKIEIVGANAELPITARVNVSGVNGRRKKRTVVMMSRGGQTGGGAGLSRAATRVQRSGARPKGGTSSGRGRVRSRGRGRVGRQGRGKKEKSAEELDKELETYHAEAMNIS; via the exons ATGGCTTCTTCCTTGGATATGTCACTTGATGATAGGATAAAGAGCAGCAGGAGTAACAGAGAAAGAGGTAGAGGACGTGGCAGAGCCCGAGCTCACACTGGCCGTGGGACAGGCAGGAATCCTGGTGTTGGTGGAACAATAACTGGTGCTGCTCGTAGAGGTCTTAATACCCGGCCGTCATCCTATGCCATTGCCAAG tccATCCGGAGGACCGGGCCTTTTCCTTGGCAGCAAGATTTGTTTGAGGATAGCATAAGAGCTGCAGGGATACAAGGGGTTGAAGTTGGTACAAAGTTGTACATTTCAAATTTGGACCATGGAGTAACCAATGAAGACATAAGG GAGCTTTTTTCTGAGATTGGAGACTTGAAGCGCTGTGTTGTTCATTATGATAAAACTGGACATCCAAGT GGTTCTGCTGAAGTTGTCTATACAAGAAGAAGTGATGCATTTGCTGCTCTTAAACGATACAATAATGTGCTTCTGGATGGAAAGCCCATGAAGATTGAGATTGTTGGTGCCAACGCAGAATTGCCTATAACTGCTCGGGTAAATGTATCGGGGGTAAATGGGCGAAGGAAGAAAAGGACAGTTGTGATGAT GTCTCGtggaggtcaaactggaggtggTGCTGGGCTCAGTCGCGCTGCCAC TCGGGTACAACGTAGTGGGGCAAGGCCAAAGGGTGGAACTTCAAGTGGCCGAGGCCGTGTTCGCAGCCGTGGACGTGGCAGGGTTGGACGCCAAGGGCGTGGGAAAAAGGAGAAGTCAGCTGAGGAACTTGACAAGGAGCTGGAAACCTACCATGCTGAGGCTATGAACATCTCGTAG
- the LOC107457887 gene encoding tRNA(His) guanylyltransferase 1 isoform X2: MFPNFILVRINGRNFTNFSQLHQLHKPYDENALNLMNSCAVSLLEEYADIVLAYGFSDEYTFVFKKTSKFYDRRASKVLSIITSFFSSVFVTKWSDFFPQKELQYSPSFHGHVTSCASVDVLQAYLLWRQNICHANNQYDQCFWRLVKRGMDFREAHDLLKGAEKCNLNNLLFDEFNVNYNTLEPIFRQGSCVLKAVVDDIVKYADNGVPIKRQRRKIITVHSKKIAGRKFWNDQTVLLKELGCFVEDVDNVKPEYVKSFEFDSKLMPLTWIVIRIDGCHFHRFSELHEFVKPNDERALNLMNSCAMTVLEEFPHDIVFAYGVSDEYSFILKKTTELFQRRASKIVSTILSFFTSTYVMRWKDFFSQSELKYPPSFDGRAVCYPSTEILKDYLSWRQVDCHINNQYNSCFWKLVASGKQKREAQQNLKGAQLQKKIEELAIDYNNLPAMFRQGSSVFWDKMDNALTHQQNGKSSESCGRVIVEHCNIIGSGFWLEHPSILEEKQ; the protein is encoded by the coding sequence ATGTTTCCCAACTTCATTCTTGTTCGAATCAATGGCCGTAACTTCACCAACTTTTCTCAACTCCACCAGCTTCACAAGCCTTATGATGAAAATGCCTTGAACTTGATGAACTCTTGTGCTGTTTCCCTGCTTGAAGAGTATGCAGATATTGTACTTGCTTATGGGTTCAGTGATGAGTACACTTTTGTTTTCAAGAAGACCTCCAAGTTTTATGATAGACGAGCCAGCAAAGTGCTATCCATCATCACTTCTTTTTTCTCATCTGTATTTGTGACAAAATGGAGTGACTTCTTCCCACAAAAGGAACTGCAGTATTCTCCTTCCTTCCATGGGCATGTTACGAGTTGTGCTTCGGTAGATGTCCTCCAAGCATATCTATTGTGGAGGCAAAATATCTGTCATGCAAATAATCAATACGATCAATGCTTTTGGCGTCTTGTCAAACGTGGCATGGATTTTAGGGAAGCACATGATTTACTCAAGGGTGCTGAGAAATGTAACCTAAACAATCTTCTATTTGATGAGTTCAATGTCAACTACAATACACTGGAGCCCATATTCCGACAAGGGTCATGTGTCTTAAAGGCTGTGGTTGATGATATTGTGAAGTACGCAGATAATGGGGTTCCCATTAAAAGACAAAGGAGAAAGATTATTACAGTGCATTCAAAGAAGATAGCAGGTAGAAAATTTTGGAATGATCAAACTGTTCTTTTGAAAGAGCTTGGTTGTTTTGTGGAGGATGTTGACAATGTGAAACCAGAGTATGTGAAGTCCTTTGAGTTTGATAGCAAGTTGATGCCGTTGACATGGATTGTAATTAGAATAGATGGTTGCCACTTCCACAGATTTTCTGAGCTACATGAATTTGTGAAGCCAAATGATGAGAGAGCCCTTAATTTGATGAATTCTTGTGCTATGACTGTGTTAGAAGAGTTTCCTCACGATATAGTCTTTGCCTATGGGGTTAGCGATGAGTATAGCTTTATTCTTAAGAAAACCACTGAACTTTTTCAAAGAAGAGCTAGTAAAATCGTCTCTACTATTCTGTCATTCTTCACGTCCACTTATGTGATGAGATGGAAAGATTTCTTCTCGCAGAGTGAGTTGAAGTACCCTCCTTCCTTTGATGGACGAGCAGTGTGTTATCCATCTACAGAGATTCTAAAAGACTATCTTTCATGGAGACAAGTGGATTGCCACATCAACAATCAGTACAACTCATGTTTCTGGAAGCTTGTTGCATCCGGGAAACAGAAAAGGGAAGCCCAGCAAAACTTGAAGGGTGCTCAGTTGCAAAAGAAAATTGAGGAACTAGCTATTGATTACAATAATTTACCAGCCATGTTCCGACAAGGATCCTCAGTTTTTTGGGACAAGATGGACAATGCTCTCACTCATCAGCAGAATGGAAAGTCTTCGGAAAGTTGTGGAAGGGTCATTGTAGAACATTGCAATATCATTGGATCAGGATTTTGGTTGGAACACCCAAGCATACTTGAAGAGAAGCAATAG
- the LOC107457887 gene encoding tRNA(His) guanylyltransferase 1 isoform X1 — MANSKYEYVKNFELEDEVMFPNFILVRINGRNFTNFSQLHQLHKPYDENALNLMNSCAVSLLEEYADIVLAYGFSDEYTFVFKKTSKFYDRRASKVLSIITSFFSSVFVTKWSDFFPQKELQYSPSFHGHVTSCASVDVLQAYLLWRQNICHANNQYDQCFWRLVKRGMDFREAHDLLKGAEKCNLNNLLFDEFNVNYNTLEPIFRQGSCVLKAVVDDIVKYADNGVPIKRQRRKIITVHSKKIAGRKFWNDQTVLLKELGCFVEDVDNVKPEYVKSFEFDSKLMPLTWIVIRIDGCHFHRFSELHEFVKPNDERALNLMNSCAMTVLEEFPHDIVFAYGVSDEYSFILKKTTELFQRRASKIVSTILSFFTSTYVMRWKDFFSQSELKYPPSFDGRAVCYPSTEILKDYLSWRQVDCHINNQYNSCFWKLVASGKQKREAQQNLKGAQLQKKIEELAIDYNNLPAMFRQGSSVFWDKMDNALTHQQNGKSSESCGRVIVEHCNIIGSGFWLEHPSILEEKQ, encoded by the coding sequence ATGGCAAACAGCAAGTATGAGTATGTCAAGAATTTTGAACTGGAGGATGAGGTTATGTTTCCCAACTTCATTCTTGTTCGAATCAATGGCCGTAACTTCACCAACTTTTCTCAACTCCACCAGCTTCACAAGCCTTATGATGAAAATGCCTTGAACTTGATGAACTCTTGTGCTGTTTCCCTGCTTGAAGAGTATGCAGATATTGTACTTGCTTATGGGTTCAGTGATGAGTACACTTTTGTTTTCAAGAAGACCTCCAAGTTTTATGATAGACGAGCCAGCAAAGTGCTATCCATCATCACTTCTTTTTTCTCATCTGTATTTGTGACAAAATGGAGTGACTTCTTCCCACAAAAGGAACTGCAGTATTCTCCTTCCTTCCATGGGCATGTTACGAGTTGTGCTTCGGTAGATGTCCTCCAAGCATATCTATTGTGGAGGCAAAATATCTGTCATGCAAATAATCAATACGATCAATGCTTTTGGCGTCTTGTCAAACGTGGCATGGATTTTAGGGAAGCACATGATTTACTCAAGGGTGCTGAGAAATGTAACCTAAACAATCTTCTATTTGATGAGTTCAATGTCAACTACAATACACTGGAGCCCATATTCCGACAAGGGTCATGTGTCTTAAAGGCTGTGGTTGATGATATTGTGAAGTACGCAGATAATGGGGTTCCCATTAAAAGACAAAGGAGAAAGATTATTACAGTGCATTCAAAGAAGATAGCAGGTAGAAAATTTTGGAATGATCAAACTGTTCTTTTGAAAGAGCTTGGTTGTTTTGTGGAGGATGTTGACAATGTGAAACCAGAGTATGTGAAGTCCTTTGAGTTTGATAGCAAGTTGATGCCGTTGACATGGATTGTAATTAGAATAGATGGTTGCCACTTCCACAGATTTTCTGAGCTACATGAATTTGTGAAGCCAAATGATGAGAGAGCCCTTAATTTGATGAATTCTTGTGCTATGACTGTGTTAGAAGAGTTTCCTCACGATATAGTCTTTGCCTATGGGGTTAGCGATGAGTATAGCTTTATTCTTAAGAAAACCACTGAACTTTTTCAAAGAAGAGCTAGTAAAATCGTCTCTACTATTCTGTCATTCTTCACGTCCACTTATGTGATGAGATGGAAAGATTTCTTCTCGCAGAGTGAGTTGAAGTACCCTCCTTCCTTTGATGGACGAGCAGTGTGTTATCCATCTACAGAGATTCTAAAAGACTATCTTTCATGGAGACAAGTGGATTGCCACATCAACAATCAGTACAACTCATGTTTCTGGAAGCTTGTTGCATCCGGGAAACAGAAAAGGGAAGCCCAGCAAAACTTGAAGGGTGCTCAGTTGCAAAAGAAAATTGAGGAACTAGCTATTGATTACAATAATTTACCAGCCATGTTCCGACAAGGATCCTCAGTTTTTTGGGACAAGATGGACAATGCTCTCACTCATCAGCAGAATGGAAAGTCTTCGGAAAGTTGTGGAAGGGTCATTGTAGAACATTGCAATATCATTGGATCAGGATTTTGGTTGGAACACCCAAGCATACTTGAAGAGAAGCAATAG
- the LOC107457890 gene encoding DNA repair protein RAD4: MRRRSQRKGQSSVSENEPRSQQDSEGSLAEISREAVGKLLQRANKVGGRRRKMMLESETEQNGTHTLEQILQPKTSEVGHNHRNPIGSTSAEEKCNNVSIDQGYLNDKGELDDSDWEEGTIPVDDSPVTIEFDVTPDPAVKKQARRASAKDKDLAELVHKVHLLCLLARGRLIDSACDDPLIQASLLSLLPAHLLQLSNVTKLTSRALHPLISWFHDNFHVRNYTNAEASLHFALSSALESREGSPEEIAALSVALFRALNFTTRFVSILDVASLKPNQSMGSDAGRSSKGIFNTSTPMVSKKKLDFNSTRKSLTNEKEKVCESSCGNSRRSKKGRATSHVSESNNPPTAENLNDSVSKSQISETQDKNSKPCLSEQSCRSKRKGDLEFEMQLEMALSATAVGSLNSKLESDTNDDAANVSSPSKKMKRDISGESSTPPQVISTALGSKKVGSPLYWAEVYCSEENLTGKWVHVDVVNSIIDGEDKVEAMAAACKTSLRYVVAFAGQGAKDVTRRYCMKWYKIASERVNSMWWDSVLAPLRDLESGATGGVVPSRTNHITSTQSNMSDSFVPTRSSLEDIELETRALTEPLPTNQQAYKAHPLYAIERWLTKYQVLHPKGPILGLCGGFHVYPRTCVQTVKTKERWLREGLQVKANELPVKELKPSVKAQNLQDFEADDYECTDSKENIKLYGSWQLEPLNLPHAMNGIVPKNERGQVDVWSEKCLPPGTVHLRFPRAFSIAKKLEIDYAPAMVGFEFKNGRSYPVFDGIVVCAEFKDVLLEAFAEEEQRRQAEEKRIDEAEALRRWYQLLSSIVTRQRLKNRYNNGLSSEILTEIQHVNDKESNAIVSDSYDKNQTPKNQQVNTSKNDSGLDLEALVSTPGKAHEHVFLKEYESFDEGTSLLTKRCQCGFSVQVEEL; the protein is encoded by the exons ATGCGACGAAGAAGCCAGCGGAAGGGGCAATCCTCAGTCTCAG aaaatgaaCCAAGATCACAACAAGATTCAGAAG GAAGTTTGGCGGAAATATCAAGGGAGGCAGTGGGGAAACTTTTACAGCGTGCTAATAAAGTTGGTGGCAGGAGGAGAAAGATGATG CTGGAGTCTGAGACGGAACAAAATGGAACTCACACATTGGAACAAATCCTCCAACCGAAGACTTCAGAGGTTGGACATAATCATAGAAATCCCATAGGAAGTACTTCTGCAGAGGAGAAATGTAATAACGTAAGTATAGACCAAGGATACTTGAACGACAAGGGCGAACTAGATGACTCAGACTGGGAAGAGGGTACCATTCCCGTGGATGATAGCCCTGTGACTATTGAATTTGATGTGACTCCAGATCCAGCTGTGAAGAAACAAGCTCGTCGTGCTTCTGCCAAGGATAAG GACTTGGCTGAACTTGTACACAAGGTTCATTTGCTTTGTTTACTTGCTCGTGGAAGGTTAATAGATAGTGCTTGTGATGATCCTCTTATTCAG GCTTCTTTGCTTTCTCTACTCCCAGCACACTTGCTTCAGTTGTCAAATGTCACAAAACTCACATCAAGAGCTCTACATCCTTTAATTTCATGG TTCCATGATAACTTTCATGTTCGAAACTATACAAATGCAGAAGCATCACTACACTTTGCTTTGTCATCAGCTTTAGAATCACGTGAGGGTAGTCCTGAAGAG ATTGCAGCTTTATCAGTTGCACTGTTTAGAGCTTTGAATTTTACAACCAG GTTTGTATCCATTTTGGATGTTGCATCTCTCAAACCAAATCAATCCATGGGATCAGATGCAGGTAGATCCAGTAAGGGGATATTTAATACTTCAACACCAATGGTGTCTAAGaaaaaattggattttaattCAACACGAAAATCATTAAccaatgagaaagaaaaagtcTGTGAAAGCTCTTGTGGGAATTCACGGAGAAGTAAAAAAGGTCGTGCAACAAGCCATGTGTCTGAGTCTAATAATCCTCCCACTGCTGAAAACTTGAATGATAGTGTGTCCAAGTCACAAATTTCTGAGACACAAGATAAGAACTCCAAACCGTGTCTTTCTGAACAATCTTGTAGATCAAAGAGAAAAGGGGATCTTGAATTTGAGATGCAGTTGGAAATGGCTCTTTCTGCTACAGCAGTTGGATCCTTGAATAGTAAATTGGAGTCGGATACAAATGATGATGCAGCAAATGTTTCTTCTCCAtcaaaaaaaatgaagagagatatAAGTGGAGAATCTTCAACGCCCCCTCAAGTAATTTCCACAGCACTAGGATCAAAAAAAGTAGGATCACCTCTGTATTGGGCAGAAGTATATTGCAGCGAAGAGAATTTGACAGGAAAATGGGTGCATGTTGATGTCGTGAATTCTATTATTGATGGGGAGGACAAGGTTGAAGCTATGGCAGCTGCATGCAAAACATCTTTGAGATATGTTGTTGCCTTTGCTGGGCAGGGGGCCAAAGATGTGACCCGCAG GTATTGCATGAAATGGTATAAGATAGCATCGGAACGAGTTAATTCAATGTGGTGGGATTCAGTATTGGCACCGCTGAGGGACCTGGAATCGGGGGCAACTGGAGGTGTGGTTCCTTCGAGAACAAACCACATCACTTCTACACAATCCAACATGAGTGACTCTTTCGTACCTACACGGAGCTCTCTTGAGGATATTGAGTTGGAAACTAGGGCATTAACTGAGCCTCTTCCAACTAACCAGCAG GCCTACAAAGCTCATCCACTTTATGCCATAGAAAGATGGCTTACTAAGTATCAAGTACTTCACCCAAAGGGTCCAATTCTGGGCTTATGTGGAGGTTTCCATGTTTACCCTCGGACTTGTGTGCAAACTGTTAAGACGAAAGAGAGATGGCTCAGGGAAGGACTGCAAGTTAAAGCCAATGAACTGCCTGTGAAG GAGCTTAAACCTTCCGTGAAGGCCCAGAACTTACAAGATTTTGAAGCTGATGACTATGAGTGCACTGATTCTAAGGAAAATATTAAACTTTATGGGAGCTGGCAGTTGGAACCATTAAATTTGCCTCATGCTATGAATGGGATAGTACCTAAG AACGAACGTGGTCAGGTAGATGTTTGGTCTGAGAAATGTCTTCCACCAGGGACCGTGCACCTGAGATTTCCAAGGGCGTTTTCAATTGCAAAGAAGCTAGAAATTGATTATGCTCCTGCTATGGTtggttttgaatttaaaaacgGGCGTTCATACCCTGTCTTTGATGGTATTGTGGTGTGTGCCGAGTTCAAGGATGTACTGTTAGAG GCATTTGCCGAGGAAGAACAAAGACGGCAGgcagaagagaagagaatagaTGAAGCTGAGGCTCTTCGTCGGTGGTACCAGCTGCTTTCATCTATCGTAACGCGCCAAAGGTTGAAAAATCGATATAATAATGGTTTGTCATCAGAGATTTTGACTGAAATCCAACATGTGAATGATAAGGAATCAAATGCCATAGTGAGTGATAGTTATGACAAGAATCAGACTCCCAAAAACCAGCAAGTAAACACAAGCAAGAATGATAGCGGTCTCGATCTGGAAGCTTTGGTAAGTACTCCTGGTAAAGCACATGAGCATGTGTTTTTGAAAGAGTATGAGAGCTTTGATGAGGGAACCTCTCTATTAACAAAACGATGCCAATGTGGATTTTCAGTCCAAGTAGAAGAATTGTAG